From a region of the Odontesthes bonariensis isolate fOdoBon6 chromosome 4, fOdoBon6.hap1, whole genome shotgun sequence genome:
- the dand5 gene encoding DAN domain family member 5 yields MAFLISLIFLLSWTAVAVTFPYNTPVKESRFEFESSGSRPDEPVQGTVKVVQLDPRTLTQSGFFRRGLTPRRAISHSSRLPFPAFLSRGRPGQASTHKAAVNPLHTLRPKGPTEMELKKKQGLQMWQRAMGKGGKTPLPVSLKDAKQTCTAVPFTQHVTADGCQTVTVHNKLCFGQCSSLFVPSEGEFSELSPGTGAFHHRAPCSRCAPSKAQTVTVPLRCEAEVRERRVMVVEECKCETRREEQGAEAAASTYL; encoded by the exons ATGGCTTTCTTGATTAGTTTAATCTTTTTGCTGAGTTGGACAGCTGTAGCAGTTACATTTCCCTACAATACTCCTGTGAAAGAATCAAGGTTTGAATTTGAGTCATCTGGCAGCAGACCAGATGAACCTGTCCAGGGTACAGTCAAGGTTGTGCAGCTGGACCCTCGCACGTTGACCCAGTCAGGGTTCTTCAGAAGAGGACTCACCCCCAGAAGAGCCATTTCTCACAGCTCCAGACTGCCCTTCCCTGCTTTCCTGTCTCGTGGGCGTCCAGGTCAGGCTTCGACCCACAAAGCCGCTGTAAATCCACTACACACCCTGCGCCCTAAAGGTCCCacagagatggagctgaagaagaagcAAGGGCTGCAGATGTGGCAGAGAGCCATGGGTAAAGGTGGCAAAACGCCACTGCCTGTCAGCCTGAAGGATGCCAAACAAACATGCACTGCAGTGCCTTTCACTCAg CATGTGACGGCAGATGGATGCCAAACAGTAACAGTGCACAACAAGCTGTGTTTCGGCCAGTGCAGCTCCCTCTTTGTCCCATCAGAGGGGGAGTTTTCCGAACTGAGTCCCGGGACAGGAGCCTTCCACCACAGGGCCCCCTGCTCCCGCTGTGCCCCATCAAAAGCTCAAACCGTCACTGTGCCTCTGCGGTGTGAAGCTGAGGTTCGGGAGAGGCGAGTGATGGTGGTGGAGGAGTGCAAGTGTGAGACAAGGCGGGAGGAGCAGGGTGCTGAGGCTGCAGCCTCCACATATCTGTAA